Proteins encoded within one genomic window of Sphingomonas cannabina:
- a CDS encoding PIN domain-containing protein — MDTYLLDTNLVSVLYDARRPNHIAVRQAVADLPAQAAQLVSVVTVGELRFGLALARAASQPLTHIEACLVSTEAHPLAEVTRHTADAFATVKSSVALARIDIRRRIPRWVEAWTDRVSGQLLQIDENDLWIAAQALERNYVVVTSDRDFTQVIAPVVPDLRVLLV, encoded by the coding sequence ATGGACACCTATCTGCTCGATACGAACCTTGTGTCCGTGCTCTATGACGCGCGGAGGCCCAATCATATCGCCGTCCGCCAGGCAGTCGCCGACTTACCGGCGCAAGCCGCGCAGCTCGTATCGGTAGTAACGGTCGGCGAGCTCAGGTTCGGGTTAGCGCTCGCGCGCGCCGCAAGCCAGCCGCTCACGCACATTGAAGCGTGCCTCGTCAGCACCGAGGCACACCCGTTGGCCGAAGTCACACGGCACACGGCAGATGCCTTCGCGACCGTTAAATCGAGCGTCGCGCTGGCGCGGATCGACATCAGGCGCCGTATTCCACGCTGGGTCGAGGCCTGGACCGATCGTGTGAGCGGCCAGCTTCTGCAGATCGATGAGAATGATCTCTGGATTGCGGCACAAGCGCTTGAACGAAACTATGTCGTCGTCACCTCCGACCGGGATTTCACTCAAGTGATTGCGCCGGTGGTTCCGGACCTTCGCGTTCTTCTCGTCTGA
- a CDS encoding lytic transglycosylase domain-containing protein, which yields MPSPIIPLFAERPPHPSVPLGRRPAGARSEGQGRPSAGASRAPFTGASTLAGWRRSRGVSAALLAVLLLLAPSAAPVAARAQDAPAERAAARHPYAAHVADAAGRFGIPERWIWAVMRVESNGDVRAVSSAGAMGLMQIMPATWASLRARYGLGADPYDVRDNIMAGAAYLRAMHDRYGNATAMLAAYNAGPGRYDEYLSRGRPLPVETRAYLAKLASITGGSDDTRLAAAPLPDPFAWRRAALFAVRPGAVSPAPRSADRTVSQVPPEGPADDRAGLVMADAASPSNGLFVPLSGRPPP from the coding sequence GTGCCTTCCCCGATCATCCCTCTGTTCGCGGAAAGACCGCCTCATCCCTCCGTCCCGCTCGGTCGCAGGCCGGCCGGCGCGCGCAGCGAAGGTCAAGGGCGGCCCTCGGCCGGCGCTTCGCGCGCACCCTTTACCGGAGCGAGCACGCTGGCAGGCTGGCGGCGGAGCCGGGGCGTGTCGGCCGCCTTGCTCGCGGTCCTGCTGCTGCTCGCACCGAGCGCTGCGCCCGTCGCCGCGCGGGCGCAGGACGCGCCCGCCGAGAGAGCGGCCGCGCGCCATCCCTATGCCGCCCATGTCGCCGACGCAGCAGGGCGCTTCGGAATCCCCGAACGCTGGATATGGGCGGTCATGCGCGTCGAGAGCAACGGCGATGTCCGCGCCGTTTCGTCGGCCGGAGCGATGGGCCTGATGCAGATCATGCCCGCGACATGGGCCAGCCTGCGCGCACGCTATGGGCTTGGGGCTGACCCCTACGACGTGCGCGACAACATCATGGCGGGCGCGGCCTATCTGCGCGCGATGCACGACCGCTACGGCAACGCGACGGCGATGCTGGCAGCCTATAACGCGGGGCCGGGCCGCTACGACGAATATCTGTCGCGCGGTCGTCCGCTGCCCGTCGAGACCCGCGCCTATCTCGCAAAGCTGGCGTCGATCACCGGTGGTTCGGACGACACTCGGCTTGCCGCCGCGCCGCTGCCCGATCCCTTCGCTTGGCGCCGCGCTGCGCTGTTCGCGGTGCGGCCGGGCGCGGTTTCGCCTGCGCCGCGATCCGCCGATCGCACGGTATCCCAGGTGCCGCCGGAAGGGCCGGCCGACGACCGCGCCGGGCTTGTCATGGCCGATGCCGCGTCTCCCTCCAACGGCCTGTTCGTCCCGCTTTCCGGGCGGCCTCCGCCGTGA
- a CDS encoding relaxase/mobilization nuclease domain-containing protein — protein MSRDDDFRLRPGRIRSRGSQRALPIIVQALAAAQRAGGHVSRRGQIVAPGRSTFGRGRVASVRATHRLGHRSRQVIVKARVVRHGGRASLAAHLNYLQRDGVTRDGERGVLFGADADGLDRNEFAARCEDDRHHFRFIVSPEDAEQMRDLKGFTRELMTRMEKDLGTRLDWRAVEHWNTDNPHIHIIVRGVGEDGQNLIISRDYIREGMRAQAREIVTQELGPRTDLEIRQSLERQIEAERWTEIDRDLSRTMQRNGLIDMAPEPSVRPDGDHVLRMGRLRKLERLGLASEIAPGQWTLAGDAQAALRELGERDDIIKRMHKAMSDRGIDRGAGSYVLDADPAQPVIGRLVDRGLHDELTGKAYAIVDGIDGRTHHVQLPDIEATGDCRPGAIVELRRFEDRKGRQRVALAVRSDMDLEAQVRAPGATWLDRRNLSGDGHDLGGGFGTEVRAAMEARAEHLADEGLARRQGQRIIFARNLLDTLRRRELDAAAKDLSAEIGQPHAPSKAGEYVAGTVRQRITLASGRFAMIDNGLSFQLVPWSPSLDRQIGKHISGVMRTGGGVDWSFGRGRGLGL, from the coding sequence ATGAGCCGCGACGACGATTTCCGCCTCCGGCCAGGCCGTATCCGCTCGCGCGGTAGCCAGCGGGCGCTGCCGATCATCGTCCAAGCGCTCGCCGCCGCGCAGCGGGCCGGCGGCCATGTCTCGCGCCGCGGCCAGATCGTCGCGCCGGGCCGCTCGACCTTCGGTCGGGGCCGCGTGGCGAGCGTCCGCGCGACCCATCGGCTCGGCCACCGATCGCGCCAGGTCATCGTCAAGGCGCGCGTGGTCCGGCATGGCGGCCGCGCCTCGCTCGCGGCTCATCTCAACTACCTGCAACGCGATGGCGTCACCCGCGACGGCGAGCGGGGCGTGCTGTTCGGCGCCGACGCAGACGGCCTCGACCGCAACGAGTTCGCCGCCCGCTGCGAGGACGACCGGCATCATTTCCGGTTCATCGTCTCGCCCGAGGATGCCGAGCAGATGCGCGACCTCAAGGGTTTCACCCGCGAGCTGATGACCCGCATGGAAAAGGATCTCGGCACCCGCCTGGACTGGCGGGCCGTCGAGCACTGGAACACCGACAATCCCCACATCCACATCATAGTGCGGGGCGTCGGCGAGGACGGGCAGAACCTCATCATCTCGCGCGACTATATCCGCGAAGGGATGCGGGCGCAGGCGCGCGAGATCGTCACCCAAGAACTCGGCCCGCGCACCGACCTTGAAATCCGGCAATCGCTGGAGCGGCAGATCGAAGCCGAGCGCTGGACCGAGATCGACCGCGACCTGTCGCGGACCATGCAGCGCAACGGCCTGATCGACATGGCGCCCGAGCCCAGCGTCCGGCCGGACGGCGACCATGTGCTGAGGATGGGACGGCTGCGCAAGCTGGAGCGGCTCGGCCTCGCCAGCGAGATCGCGCCCGGCCAGTGGACGTTGGCCGGCGATGCCCAGGCGGCGCTGCGCGAACTCGGCGAGCGCGACGACATCATCAAGCGAATGCACAAGGCGATGAGCGACCGCGGCATCGACCGGGGCGCCGGCAGCTATGTCCTCGACGCCGATCCCGCTCAGCCCGTTATCGGCCGGCTGGTCGATCGCGGCCTGCATGACGAGCTGACCGGCAAAGCCTATGCGATCGTGGACGGGATCGACGGCCGCACCCACCATGTCCAGCTTCCCGACATCGAGGCGACCGGCGATTGCCGGCCCGGCGCGATCGTCGAGCTGCGCCGCTTCGAGGACCGGAAAGGCCGGCAGCGGGTGGCGCTGGCCGTGCGCTCCGACATGGACCTTGAGGCGCAGGTCCGCGCGCCGGGTGCGACCTGGCTCGACCGGCGCAACCTGTCAGGCGACGGCCATGATCTCGGCGGCGGGTTCGGGACCGAAGTGCGCGCCGCGATGGAGGCCCGCGCCGAGCATCTCGCCGACGAGGGGCTCGCGCGGCGGCAGGGACAGCGGATCATCTTCGCGCGCAACCTGCTCGACACGCTCCGCCGCCGCGAGCTGGACGCGGCCGCCAAGGACTTGTCGGCCGAGATCGGCCAGCCGCACGCGCCGTCCAAGGCCGGGGAGTATGTCGCGGGCACGGTGCGCCAGCGGATCACGCTCGCCTCGGGGCGCTTCGCCATGATCGACAATGGCCTGAGCTTCCAGCTCGTGCCCTGGTCGCCCTCGCTCGACCGCCAGATCGGCAAGCACATCTCCGGCGTCATGCGTACGGGCGGCGGGGTAGATTGGTCGTTCGGGCGCGGCCGAGGGCTGGGCCTTTAG